The following proteins come from a genomic window of Nicotiana tomentosiformis chromosome 12, ASM39032v3, whole genome shotgun sequence:
- the LOC138902286 gene encoding uncharacterized protein has translation MGIIAYILVGARPLASDVQAFTNQFVSLDVFEPSRILACTVARSSLYEHIRERKYDGPHLLVLRDIVRHSGAKKVTVGDDGVLRRQNRICVPNVDGLYSEEVRRGMGHCRQADQVNAFHSSGSFLFLERLAEIYIRKIVRLHDVPVSIISDREFTYNNNYQSSIQIAPYEALYGRQCHFPVECFEPGEARLLGIDLVQDALDNVKIIQDRLRTAQSRQKSYADHRVRDVAFMVGKRVLLKVSPMKGVMRFGKKGNFSPRYTGPFEILQRVVRWSTAGKFACLTCMEDTKEFTLQHRGKNTWFGYHRRFLPMDHEFRINTSAL, from the exons ATGGGCATCATTGCGTACATCCTAGTTGGTgcgagaccgcttgcatcagatgttcaagcTTTTACCAATCAATTCGTAAGTTTGGACGTTTTCGAGCCCAGTCgtattctagcttgtacagttgctcggtcttccctatatgagcacatcagagagcggAAGTATGATggtcctcatttgcttgtcctcagggACATAgtgcggcacagtggtgccaagaaggttactgttggagatgatggggttttgaggaGGCAaaatcgtatttgtgtgcctaatgtggatgggcttt actcagaggaagttcgacgcggtatgggtcattgtagacaggctgaccaagtcaacgcATTTCATTCCTCTGGCAGCTTCCTATtcttagagcggttggctgagatttacatccgcaagattgtccgtcttcacgacgtgcccgtgtctatcatttctgatcgag agtttacctacaacaacaactaccagtcgagcattcagatagctccctatgaggcattatacgggagacAATGTCATTTTCCAGTTGAATgcttcgagccgggggaggcacggttgttgggtatagatttggtacaggatgccttggacaatgtcaagattattcaagatcgactccgcacagctcaatctaggcaaaagagCTATGCTGACCATAGAGTTcgagatgttgcattcatggttggaaagAGAGTATTGcttaaggtttcacccatgaagggggtgatgaggtttgggaagaagggcaactTTAGCCCTAGGTACActggaccctttgagattcttcagAGAGTGGTGAG GTGGTCAACTGCCGGAAAGTTTGCTTGCCTGACTTGTATGGAAGATACAAAGGAATTCACTTTGCAACATAGAGGCAAGAACACATGGTTTGGCTATCATCGCCGCTTCTTGCCAATGGATCATGAGTTTAGGATAAATACTAGTGCATTATGA